In one Cygnus atratus isolate AKBS03 ecotype Queensland, Australia chromosome 14, CAtr_DNAZoo_HiC_assembly, whole genome shotgun sequence genomic region, the following are encoded:
- the EIF4E1B gene encoding eukaryotic translation initiation factor 4E type 1B, giving the protein MASGEQRRQEERRRRRVQQQEVLLAESLGKHPLQNRWALWFFKNDKSKMWQANLRLVTKFSTVEDFWALYSHIQLASKLTSGCDYSLFKDGIEPMWEDSQNKRGGRWLITLAKQQRHTELDRFWLETLLCLIGEMFDEYSDEVCGAVINIRAKGDKIAIWTREAENREGVTHIGRVYKEHLGLSQKVAIGYQAHADTATKSGSLTKNKFVV; this is encoded by the exons ATGGCTTCAGGGGAGCAG AGGAGGCAagaggagcggcggcggcggagggtCCAGCAGCAAGAGGTGCTCCTGGCAGAGAGCCTGGGCAAGCACCCCCTGCAGAACAG gtgGGCGCTGTGGTTCTTCAAGAACGACAAAAGCAAGATGTGGCAGGCCAACCTGCGCCTGGTCACCAAGTTCAGCACGGTGGAGGACTTCTGGGC cctgtaCAGCCACATCCAGCTGGCCAGCAAGCTCACCTCGGGCTGCGACTACTCCCTCTTCAAG gaTGGCATCGAGCCCATGTGGGAGGACAGCCAGAACAAGCGCGGCGGGCGCTGGCTCATCACCCTGGCCAAGCAGCAGAGGCACACAGAGCTGGACCGCTTCTGGCTGGAGACG CTCCTGTGCCTCATCGGGGAGATGTTTGACGAGTACAGCGACGAGGTGTGCGGGGCCGTCATCAACATCCGCGCCAAGGGGGACAAGATCGCCATCTGGACCCGGGAGGCGGAGAACCGGGAAGGGGTCACCCACATCGG GCGTGTCTACAAGGAGCACCTGGGCCTGTCGCAGAAGGTGGCCATCGGCTACCAGGCCCACGCGGACACGGCCACCAAGAGCGGCTCCCTGACCAAGAACAAGTTCGTGGTGTGA
- the SNCB gene encoding beta-synuclein isoform X3 — protein MEVFMKGLSKAKEGVVAAAEKTKQGVAEAAEKTKEGVLYVGSKTQGVVQGVTSVAEKAKEQASQLGEAAFSGAGNIAAATGLVKKEEFPADLKEEYQEYEPEA, from the exons ATGGAGGTGTTCATGAAGGGCTTGTCCAAGGCCAAGGAGGGGGTGGTCGCCGCCGCCGAGAAGACCAAGCAGGGGGTGGCCGAGGCCGCCGAGAAGACCAAGGAGGGGGTCCTCTATGTCG GGAGCAAAACCCAAGGCGTGGTGCAAGGCGTCACCTCAG TGGCTGAGAAGGCGAAGGAGCAGGCGTCCCAGCTGGGCGAAGCCGCCTTCTCGGGTGCCGGCAACATCGCGGCGGCCACCGGGCTGGTGAAGAAGGAGGAGTTCCCTGCGGACCTCAAG GAGGAATACCAGGAATACGAGCCAGAGGCATAA
- the SNCB gene encoding beta-synuclein isoform X1: MEVFMKGLSKAKEGVVAAAEKTKQGVAEAAEKTKEGVLYVGSKTQGVVQGVTSVAEKAKEQASQLGEAAFSGAGNIAAATGLVKKEEFPADLKPEEVAQEAVEEPLVEPLLEPEGENYEEPPQEEYQEYEPEA; this comes from the exons ATGGAGGTGTTCATGAAGGGCTTGTCCAAGGCCAAGGAGGGGGTGGTCGCCGCCGCCGAGAAGACCAAGCAGGGGGTGGCCGAGGCCGCCGAGAAGACCAAGGAGGGGGTCCTCTATGTCG GGAGCAAAACCCAAGGCGTGGTGCAAGGCGTCACCTCAG TGGCTGAGAAGGCGAAGGAGCAGGCGTCCCAGCTGGGCGAAGCCGCCTTCTCGGGTGCCGGCAACATCGCGGCGGCCACCGGGCTGGTGAAGAAGGAGGAGTTCCCTGCGGACCTCAAG CCAGAGGAGGTGGCCCAGGAGGCTGTGGAGGAGCCGCTGGTCGAGCCGCTGCTGGAGCCGGAGGGGGAGAACTACGAGGAGCCCCCGCAG GAGGAATACCAGGAATACGAGCCAGAGGCATAA
- the SNCB gene encoding beta-synuclein isoform X2, whose product MEVFMKGLSKAKEGVVAAAEKTKQGVAEAAEKTKEGVLYVVAEKAKEQASQLGEAAFSGAGNIAAATGLVKKEEFPADLKPEEVAQEAVEEPLVEPLLEPEGENYEEPPQEEYQEYEPEA is encoded by the exons ATGGAGGTGTTCATGAAGGGCTTGTCCAAGGCCAAGGAGGGGGTGGTCGCCGCCGCCGAGAAGACCAAGCAGGGGGTGGCCGAGGCCGCCGAGAAGACCAAGGAGGGGGTCCTCTATGTCG TGGCTGAGAAGGCGAAGGAGCAGGCGTCCCAGCTGGGCGAAGCCGCCTTCTCGGGTGCCGGCAACATCGCGGCGGCCACCGGGCTGGTGAAGAAGGAGGAGTTCCCTGCGGACCTCAAG CCAGAGGAGGTGGCCCAGGAGGCTGTGGAGGAGCCGCTGGTCGAGCCGCTGCTGGAGCCGGAGGGGGAGAACTACGAGGAGCCCCCGCAG GAGGAATACCAGGAATACGAGCCAGAGGCATAA